The Polyangiaceae bacterium genome includes a region encoding these proteins:
- a CDS encoding sulfite exporter TauE/SafE family protein has protein sequence MNLSLLLPIVGASLVGSLHCAGMCGPFTAFYAGNDRTRGAARGASHAAYHLGRLATYVGLGALAGGIGSAADLAGRAAGVGRVAAFAAGTLMIAWALALLLEHAGVAVSWLRAPTRLRSLALSVLGRVRERPPLTRALLVGLSSTLLPCGWLWAFAVAAAGTGSAAAGALVMAAFWSGTVPLLLGLGVGVQRLSERLRQHVPVLSAIALLAIGIAGLFGRINAPALALRDARGVLSAAELPAEPPCHAKKAAAR, from the coding sequence GTGAACCTCTCGCTGCTGCTGCCCATCGTCGGGGCGAGCCTGGTCGGAAGCCTGCACTGCGCCGGCATGTGCGGCCCTTTCACCGCGTTCTACGCCGGCAACGACCGCACGCGCGGCGCGGCGCGCGGGGCGTCTCACGCGGCCTACCACCTGGGACGGCTCGCGACCTACGTGGGGCTCGGCGCCCTCGCCGGCGGCATCGGCAGCGCTGCGGATCTCGCCGGGCGCGCCGCCGGCGTCGGGCGCGTGGCGGCCTTCGCTGCCGGTACGCTGATGATCGCCTGGGCGCTCGCGCTCTTGCTCGAGCACGCCGGCGTGGCGGTGAGCTGGCTGCGTGCGCCGACCCGACTGCGCTCGCTCGCGCTGTCCGTCCTCGGCCGGGTGCGCGAGCGCCCGCCGCTGACGCGCGCGCTCCTCGTGGGGCTCTCGTCCACGCTCCTGCCCTGCGGCTGGCTGTGGGCGTTCGCGGTGGCCGCCGCCGGCACCGGCAGCGCCGCCGCCGGCGCGCTGGTCATGGCCGCGTTCTGGAGCGGCACGGTGCCGCTCCTCTTGGGCCTCGGCGTCGGGGTGCAGCGGCTGTCCGAGCGCCTGCGCCAGCACGTCCCGGTGCTGAGCGCCATCGCGCTGCTCGCGATTGGCATCGCGGGTCTGTTCGGCCGCATCAACGCGCCGGCGCTCGCGCTCCGCGACGCGCGCGGCGTGCTCTCCGCGGCTGAGCTCCCTGCCGAGCCGCCGTGCCACGCCAAGAAGGCGGCGGCGCGATGA
- the cadA gene encoding cadmium-translocating P-type ATPase, giving the protein MTQAALAAFAPARAGSEVACGHCGLPVPPALVAAEAATQFCCDGCRTVYAVIHGAGLERYYTERAEVGLEGRRAATSDKSYAELDDPAFLSVYCRPAGPGLSEVELYLENLHCPACVWLVEKLGRLVPGVVAASVDLGRSTVRVTWPPDQLRLSAVARGLAQLGYPPHPRQSADTAELRRVEDRALLARMAVAGAVFGNVMLLAVALYAGAFQGMDADYQQFFRWASLVVVTPAVAWSAGEFYRGAWAALRTRTPHMDLPVSIGILAGFVWGAVSVLRERGEIYFDSVAAVVFLLLVGRWLQRKRQHAAQNAADLLYSLAPSSARLVEDGETREVPIESVAEGALLEVRAGESFPADGAVVEGHSSVDASLLTGESRPEDIGPESRVHAGTVNVSGAIRMRAEKTGQATRVGKLLRSVGEAATRRAPIALLADKAAGRFVVGALGLAALTLLGWWRVDPERAIENAIALLVVTCPCALGLATPLAVSAAIGKAARRGILVKGGDALERLATPSLVVFDKTGTLTEGRLELGRWEGDPTLQRAVVALESRSAHPIALAFQRALPACDLPVEGFAQTPGGGVEASVEGQRVAVGSLAFVRSRAEVPIELEQQALRAAEAGETPVLIAAGGVACALACFVDPLRADARASLERLRALGHEVAILSGDQPQVAQSVAARLGIDLTFVQGGASPEDKLAVIEREAARRRVVMVGDGVNDAAALARAHVGIAVHGGAEASLGAADVFTTRPGVGPVVELFEGGRRTLGVIRRNMLLSLGYNLICATLAVVGAIAPWIAAILMPVSSLTVVTSSYRSKTFPEAT; this is encoded by the coding sequence ATGACGCAAGCGGCCCTCGCTGCCTTCGCTCCGGCACGCGCCGGGAGCGAAGTCGCGTGTGGCCACTGCGGGTTGCCCGTTCCTCCAGCGCTGGTGGCGGCGGAGGCGGCGACCCAGTTCTGCTGCGACGGCTGCCGCACGGTGTACGCCGTGATCCACGGCGCGGGCCTCGAGCGCTATTACACCGAGCGCGCCGAGGTCGGCCTCGAAGGTCGCCGCGCCGCGACCAGCGACAAGAGCTACGCCGAGCTCGACGACCCGGCGTTCCTGTCCGTGTACTGCCGGCCCGCGGGACCGGGTCTCTCGGAGGTGGAGCTCTACCTCGAGAACCTGCACTGCCCCGCCTGCGTGTGGCTGGTCGAGAAGCTCGGCCGTCTGGTGCCGGGAGTCGTGGCGGCCAGCGTCGATCTCGGGCGGTCCACCGTGCGCGTCACTTGGCCGCCGGACCAGCTGCGCCTCTCCGCCGTGGCCAGGGGGCTGGCCCAGCTCGGCTACCCGCCGCACCCGCGCCAGAGCGCGGACACCGCCGAGCTCCGCCGCGTCGAGGATCGCGCCCTGCTCGCGCGCATGGCGGTCGCGGGCGCGGTGTTCGGCAACGTGATGTTGCTCGCGGTCGCGCTCTACGCCGGCGCGTTCCAGGGCATGGACGCGGACTACCAGCAGTTCTTCCGCTGGGCCAGCCTCGTGGTGGTCACGCCCGCGGTGGCCTGGTCAGCGGGCGAGTTCTACCGCGGCGCCTGGGCTGCGCTGCGTACCCGGACGCCGCACATGGACCTGCCGGTGAGCATCGGCATCCTGGCCGGCTTCGTCTGGGGCGCGGTGAGCGTGCTGCGAGAGCGCGGCGAGATCTACTTCGACTCGGTCGCGGCGGTGGTGTTCCTGCTCCTGGTCGGCCGCTGGCTGCAGCGCAAGCGGCAGCACGCGGCGCAGAACGCGGCAGACCTCTTGTATTCGCTGGCGCCCTCGAGCGCGCGGCTGGTCGAAGACGGCGAGACGCGCGAGGTCCCCATCGAGTCCGTCGCCGAGGGCGCGCTGCTCGAGGTGCGCGCCGGCGAGAGCTTCCCCGCCGACGGCGCCGTGGTCGAGGGTCACTCGTCGGTGGACGCATCGCTCCTGACCGGCGAGTCGCGCCCCGAGGACATCGGTCCCGAGAGCCGCGTCCACGCCGGCACCGTCAACGTGAGCGGCGCGATCCGCATGCGCGCCGAGAAGACCGGCCAGGCCACGCGCGTGGGCAAGCTGCTCCGGAGCGTGGGTGAAGCGGCCACCCGGCGTGCGCCCATCGCGCTCTTGGCGGACAAGGCGGCGGGCCGCTTCGTGGTCGGGGCCCTCGGCCTCGCGGCGCTCACGCTGCTCGGGTGGTGGCGCGTGGATCCCGAGCGCGCCATCGAGAATGCCATCGCGCTCCTGGTCGTGACCTGTCCCTGCGCGCTCGGCTTGGCGACGCCGCTGGCGGTCAGCGCCGCCATCGGCAAGGCCGCCCGCCGCGGCATTCTGGTCAAGGGCGGCGACGCCCTCGAGCGCCTCGCCACGCCCTCGCTGGTGGTGTTCGACAAGACCGGCACGCTCACCGAAGGTCGGCTGGAGCTCGGGCGCTGGGAAGGTGATCCCACGCTTCAGCGCGCGGTGGTCGCCCTGGAGAGCCGCTCCGCTCACCCCATCGCGCTGGCGTTCCAGCGGGCGTTGCCCGCCTGTGATTTGCCCGTGGAAGGCTTCGCCCAGACGCCCGGTGGCGGCGTCGAAGCCAGCGTGGAGGGGCAGCGCGTCGCCGTGGGGTCTCTCGCCTTCGTGCGCTCCCGAGCCGAAGTCCCCATCGAGCTCGAGCAGCAGGCACTTCGTGCCGCCGAGGCCGGTGAGACTCCGGTGCTGATCGCCGCAGGCGGCGTCGCCTGCGCCCTCGCCTGCTTCGTCGATCCGCTGCGCGCCGACGCGCGGGCGAGCCTCGAACGCCTGCGGGCGCTCGGGCACGAGGTCGCGATCTTGAGCGGCGATCAGCCGCAAGTCGCCCAGAGTGTCGCCGCGCGTCTGGGCATCGATCTCACGTTCGTGCAGGGTGGAGCCTCCCCGGAGGACAAGCTCGCGGTCATCGAGCGCGAGGCGGCACGGCGGCGCGTGGTCATGGTGGGCGATGGCGTGAACGATGCCGCGGCGCTGGCCCGAGCCCACGTCGGCATCGCGGTGCACGGGGGTGCCGAGGCCAGCCTGGGCGCCGCCGACGTGTTCACCACCCGACCCGGCGTGGGCCCAGTGGTTGAGCTGTTCGAGGGCGGCCGGCGCACGCTAGGCGTGATCCGTCGCAACATGCTGCTGTCGCTGGGCTACAACTTGATCTGCGCGACCCTCGCGGTGGTCGGGGCCATCGCCCCGTGGATCGCCGCAATATTGATGCCGGTCTCCTCGCTGACGGTGGTGACGAGCTCTTACCGGTCCAAGACTTTCCCGGAGGCGACGTGA
- a CDS encoding sigma-54-dependent Fis family transcriptional regulator has translation MSKGRILVVDDEPNARTALAEILKEEGYQVETAADGFKGLARAEEFSPDLVLSDLKMPGMDGVELLRKLRQHAAELPVVLMTAFGAVETAVSAMREGASDYLTKPLNTDELVLVIDRALERTRLRRETHELRSQLSERYRFDNIIGNSPEMQEVFKSVAQVAPSRATVLLTGESGTGKELVAAAIHHRSPRKDGPFVRLHCAALAETLLESELFGHERGAYTGADRRREGRFEQANGGTLFLDEIGDITPSTQVKLLRVLQERQFERVGGNQTLTVDVRLIAATNRDLKVLVADGRFREDLYYRLNVINVHLPPLRRRKSDVAALAAHFLERFGRENEKRVERFSDAALAQIVAYGWPGNVRELENVVERAVVLADGPTIELHHLPAELGSVEGESPVPTIPGSSMADIERHAILTTLEAHGGSTSKAAEVLGISVRKIQYKLHEYGAAPKSAVPAVRKTDKADHLHPR, from the coding sequence ATGAGCAAGGGACGCATTCTTGTCGTCGACGACGAACCCAACGCCAGGACCGCGCTAGCCGAGATCCTGAAGGAGGAAGGCTATCAGGTCGAGACCGCGGCCGACGGCTTCAAGGGCCTGGCCCGGGCCGAGGAGTTCTCCCCCGATCTGGTGCTGAGCGATCTGAAGATGCCGGGCATGGACGGGGTCGAGCTCTTGCGCAAGCTGCGCCAGCACGCGGCGGAGCTGCCGGTGGTGCTCATGACCGCGTTCGGCGCGGTGGAGACGGCCGTCAGCGCCATGCGTGAAGGCGCCAGCGACTACCTGACCAAGCCGCTCAACACCGACGAGCTGGTGCTGGTGATCGACCGCGCGCTCGAGCGCACGCGCCTGCGTCGGGAGACCCACGAGCTCCGGAGCCAGCTCTCCGAGCGCTACCGCTTCGACAACATCATCGGCAACTCGCCCGAGATGCAGGAGGTGTTCAAGTCCGTCGCGCAGGTCGCGCCGAGCCGCGCCACCGTGCTCCTGACGGGCGAGTCCGGCACGGGCAAGGAGCTCGTCGCCGCAGCCATCCACCATCGCTCGCCGCGCAAGGACGGACCCTTCGTCCGGCTGCACTGCGCGGCCCTGGCCGAGACGCTGCTCGAGAGCGAGCTCTTCGGTCACGAGCGTGGCGCGTACACCGGCGCGGACCGTCGTCGCGAGGGACGTTTCGAGCAGGCCAACGGCGGCACGCTGTTCCTCGACGAGATCGGCGACATCACGCCCTCCACGCAGGTCAAGCTGTTGCGCGTGTTGCAGGAACGCCAGTTCGAGCGCGTGGGTGGCAACCAGACCCTCACCGTCGATGTTCGCCTGATCGCGGCCACCAACCGCGATCTGAAGGTGCTGGTCGCCGACGGCCGCTTCCGCGAAGACCTGTACTACCGGCTCAACGTCATCAACGTGCACCTCCCCCCGCTCCGCCGCCGCAAGAGCGACGTCGCAGCCCTGGCCGCGCACTTCCTCGAGCGCTTCGGGCGCGAGAACGAGAAGCGCGTGGAGCGCTTCAGCGACGCCGCGCTGGCCCAGATCGTCGCGTATGGCTGGCCCGGCAACGTGCGCGAGCTCGAGAACGTCGTCGAACGCGCGGTGGTGCTGGCCGACGGTCCCACCATCGAGCTGCACCACCTGCCGGCGGAGCTCGGCTCGGTGGAAGGCGAGAGCCCCGTCCCGACCATTCCGGGCTCGTCGATGGCGGACATCGAGCGGCACGCCATCTTGACCACCCTCGAGGCCCACGGCGGCTCGACCAGCAAGGCGGCCGAGGTGCTGGGCATCAGCGTGCGCAAGATCCAGTACAAGCTGCACGAGTACGGCGCGGCGCCGAAGAGCGCAGTGCCGGCGGTGCGCAAGACCGACAAGGCCGACCACCTGCACCCGCGCTGA
- a CDS encoding sulfatase — protein sequence MSWKERAAQLAVVALAIGSVAAIGKLADPVHADAPPLSPRPAPRPPPEPVHGSAPGVAIRLVDRLPSAVVDAPELAEVDKELAYWRRMRSPYSAPSGEVGRAVQQVSLVRSAGKQTKQALGKTVWIPDPKVWNMTEGTFDQREAILAPPPATLRFPSLPIPAGAVLEVAPAIAGQGMGGVDFEVAVRVPGGERVVLGKRFVAGGHTGSFADWHLSLEEYAGKSLELELTTRARVKGVEPAAAYWGTPNVLGASASELPFNVLFIVVDSLRGDALSSAHDDETDAKMAAAKPPPLEAWLPRLPEVAPRIDALAKQGVHFVRAYSGGTWTRPGTLAMLAGTLSSDLGLSALPLVPAPADVRALYAKRPPFLPLLLRPRGALCRAIVNNFYMVGYSGVGVDMGFEGLIDHRYNRDDTAEIVRDTMRLLEQHRARRFFFFVNLNSPHSPYQPPPAAKAAIPRPPRGPEDRMLRSYLAEIHKDDAAVGELLAKLDELGLSEDTLVLLTADHGETLSREHEAIPDGVDGGPRIGGRFHHLSSLYDETAHVPLILRLPKKLPAGLRVKDPVSSIDIVPTLLELAGIDAPSSLRGSSLLHMVRGKPDPERPIVVEGRGAHSIRVGRWRLVIRDPAYRHVRVKGRRKSRPLELHDLESDPGERVEVTKQHPEVVARLLEADRKRSAQSAAASTTKPPKYHLYFAGGSGLHRLKGRIRALGADGGPATVVALGNELAEGALRSEAGRVELDLSLVPEGVLAFELAVDPPNAELEWELRLDDAPWPAEKIFAGSFGLEAKMLATGVRGESARRSVAGATLPFIDAAADVGLYVIRDTGPRELELAQGDAAKAEAMGLMKAWGYVR from the coding sequence GTGAGCTGGAAGGAACGCGCCGCGCAGCTCGCGGTGGTGGCCCTCGCGATTGGTTCGGTGGCGGCCATCGGCAAGCTCGCCGATCCGGTGCACGCCGACGCGCCGCCGCTCTCCCCGAGGCCCGCGCCGAGGCCGCCGCCGGAGCCCGTGCACGGCAGCGCTCCCGGAGTCGCCATTCGACTCGTCGATCGGCTCCCGAGCGCCGTCGTGGACGCGCCGGAGCTCGCAGAGGTGGACAAGGAGCTGGCCTACTGGCGCCGCATGCGTTCGCCCTACTCCGCGCCGAGCGGCGAGGTCGGCCGCGCCGTCCAGCAAGTGTCGCTGGTTCGCAGCGCGGGTAAGCAGACCAAGCAGGCGCTCGGCAAGACGGTCTGGATCCCCGATCCCAAGGTCTGGAACATGACCGAGGGAACCTTCGATCAGCGCGAGGCCATCTTGGCGCCCCCGCCGGCGACGCTGCGCTTCCCGTCGCTGCCGATCCCGGCCGGCGCGGTGCTGGAGGTCGCGCCGGCCATCGCGGGGCAGGGGATGGGAGGGGTCGATTTCGAGGTTGCGGTGCGGGTGCCCGGCGGCGAGCGCGTCGTGCTCGGCAAGAGGTTCGTCGCGGGCGGGCACACGGGGTCGTTCGCGGACTGGCACCTGTCGCTGGAGGAGTACGCCGGCAAGAGCCTGGAGCTCGAGCTCACCACGCGAGCGCGGGTCAAGGGGGTCGAGCCGGCGGCGGCCTACTGGGGGACACCCAACGTGCTCGGCGCGAGCGCGAGCGAGCTGCCGTTCAACGTGCTCTTCATCGTCGTGGACTCGCTCCGCGGCGACGCGCTCTCGTCCGCTCACGACGACGAGACCGACGCCAAGATGGCCGCGGCGAAGCCGCCGCCGCTCGAGGCGTGGCTGCCGCGCCTGCCCGAGGTGGCGCCGCGGATCGACGCGCTGGCGAAGCAGGGCGTGCACTTCGTCCGGGCGTACTCGGGCGGCACCTGGACGCGGCCGGGGACCCTGGCGATGCTGGCGGGCACGCTGTCGAGCGACCTGGGACTCTCGGCTCTGCCGCTCGTGCCGGCGCCGGCGGACGTGCGCGCGCTCTACGCGAAGCGCCCGCCGTTCTTGCCGCTCTTGCTCCGCCCGCGGGGCGCGCTCTGCCGCGCCATCGTCAACAACTTCTACATGGTCGGCTACTCCGGCGTCGGAGTGGACATGGGCTTCGAAGGCCTGATCGACCATCGCTACAACCGCGACGACACCGCCGAGATCGTGCGCGACACCATGCGCCTGTTGGAGCAGCACCGCGCGCGTCGCTTCTTCTTCTTCGTCAACCTGAACTCGCCGCACTCGCCCTACCAGCCGCCGCCCGCCGCCAAGGCGGCCATCCCGCGCCCGCCGCGAGGGCCCGAGGACCGCATGCTGCGGAGCTATCTGGCGGAGATCCACAAAGACGACGCCGCCGTCGGCGAGCTGTTGGCCAAGCTCGACGAGCTGGGGCTCAGCGAGGACACGCTGGTGCTGCTCACCGCCGATCACGGCGAGACGCTGAGCCGCGAGCACGAGGCGATCCCGGACGGGGTCGACGGCGGTCCGCGCATCGGGGGACGCTTCCACCACCTTTCGTCGCTCTACGACGAGACCGCGCACGTGCCGCTGATCCTGCGCCTGCCGAAGAAGCTGCCGGCGGGCCTGCGCGTGAAGGACCCGGTCTCGAGCATCGACATCGTGCCCACGCTGCTCGAGCTCGCCGGCATCGATGCGCCGAGCTCGCTGCGCGGCTCCTCGCTCCTGCACATGGTGCGGGGCAAGCCCGATCCCGAGCGGCCCATCGTTGTCGAGGGTCGAGGCGCGCACTCGATCCGCGTCGGCCGCTGGCGCTTGGTGATCCGCGATCCGGCGTATCGTCACGTGCGCGTCAAGGGCCGCCGCAAGTCACGTCCGCTCGAGCTCCACGACCTGGAGAGCGATCCCGGGGAACGCGTCGAGGTGACGAAGCAGCACCCGGAGGTGGTGGCGCGGCTGCTCGAGGCGGACCGCAAGCGGAGCGCGCAGTCTGCGGCGGCCTCCACCACCAAGCCTCCGAAGTATCACTTGTACTTCGCGGGTGGCAGCGGGTTGCATCGGCTGAAGGGGCGCATCCGCGCGCTCGGGGCCGACGGCGGACCGGCGACGGTCGTTGCTCTGGGCAACGAGCTGGCGGAAGGCGCGCTGCGCTCCGAGGCGGGGAGGGTGGAGCTCGACCTATCGCTCGTGCCGGAAGGCGTGTTGGCGTTCGAGCTCGCCGTGGATCCCCCGAACGCCGAGCTCGAGTGGGAGCTCCGCTTGGACGACGCGCCCTGGCCAGCCGAGAAGATCTTCGCCGGCTCGTTCGGCCTCGAGGCCAAGATGCTCGCGACCGGCGTGCGCGGCGAGAGCGCGCGGCGCAGCGTGGCGGGCGCGACGCTGCCCTTCATCGACGCGGCGGCGGACGTGGGCCTGTACGTGATCCGCGACACAGGACCGCGCGAGCTGGAGCTCGCTCAGGGCGACGCCGCGAAGGCCGAAGCGATGGGCCTGATGAAGGCCTGGGGCTACGTGCGCTGA
- the ccoS gene encoding cbb3-type cytochrome oxidase assembly protein CcoS — translation MSALFVVLPLALILVSGAVFAFLWAARRGQFDDLDTPAVRVLHDDDD, via the coding sequence GTGAGCGCTCTATTCGTGGTCTTGCCTCTGGCACTGATTCTGGTCAGCGGCGCGGTGTTTGCATTCCTGTGGGCCGCGCGGCGCGGGCAGTTCGACGACCTGGACACTCCCGCCGTCCGCGTCCTCCACGATGACGACGACTGA
- the ccoG gene encoding cytochrome c oxidase accessory protein CcoG translates to MSGPLPAPERVLPTLNADGTRRLIHPKVHPGRYWRARLMTGWGLIALFVALPFVKMNGKPVMLLDVPARQFHLLGGTFLATDGVLLMLLLLSIFVLIIWLTALLGRGWCGWACPQTVYMEFLFRPIERLFEGDRAKQIALDKRKGPSLRRIAKNLVFALLSVLVANVFLAYFVGVERLSRWVTQSPLEHPTGFLVMAVTAGLVMLDFAWFREQMCTVACPYARLQSVLLDKRSLVVAYDGARGEPRSKGKPKPGSGDCIDCNACVVTCPTGIDIREGLQLECIACTQCVDACDSIMDRIGKPRGLIRYSSQEAMETRKRPRYLRPRVLIYPVVLAGFVTALLVVASRIGGADVTILRGIGAPFVEQPDGIQNQIRVKIENRTSNKQRYQILILDAPDAKLIAPENPLPVRAGSHESTSVFVIAPRESFHDGQRPVRFQITDESGFQKEVSYKLLGPREPSAGGGS, encoded by the coding sequence ATGTCCGGCCCCCTGCCCGCGCCCGAACGCGTGCTGCCCACCCTGAACGCGGACGGCACGCGGCGGCTCATCCATCCGAAGGTCCACCCGGGCCGCTACTGGAGAGCGCGCCTGATGACGGGCTGGGGCCTGATCGCGCTCTTCGTGGCACTGCCGTTCGTGAAGATGAACGGCAAGCCAGTGATGCTGCTCGACGTCCCTGCGCGGCAGTTCCACCTGCTCGGCGGCACCTTCCTGGCCACCGACGGCGTGCTCTTGATGCTGCTCCTGCTCAGCATCTTCGTGCTGATCATCTGGCTCACCGCGCTGCTCGGCCGAGGCTGGTGCGGCTGGGCGTGCCCGCAGACCGTGTACATGGAGTTCCTGTTCCGGCCCATCGAGCGCCTGTTCGAGGGCGACCGGGCGAAGCAGATCGCGCTCGACAAACGGAAGGGCCCGAGCCTCCGGCGGATCGCCAAGAACCTGGTGTTCGCCCTGCTCAGCGTGCTCGTGGCCAACGTGTTCTTGGCCTATTTCGTCGGGGTGGAGCGGCTCTCGCGCTGGGTCACGCAGTCTCCGCTCGAGCACCCGACGGGGTTCTTGGTGATGGCCGTCACCGCGGGCCTGGTGATGCTCGACTTCGCCTGGTTCCGCGAGCAAATGTGCACCGTCGCTTGCCCCTACGCGCGGCTCCAGTCGGTGCTGCTCGACAAGCGCTCGCTGGTCGTGGCCTACGACGGCGCCCGCGGCGAGCCGCGCAGCAAGGGCAAGCCGAAGCCGGGCTCCGGCGACTGCATCGACTGCAACGCCTGCGTCGTCACCTGCCCCACCGGCATCGACATCCGCGAGGGACTCCAGCTCGAGTGCATCGCCTGCACGCAGTGCGTGGACGCCTGCGACTCCATCATGGACCGCATCGGCAAGCCCCGCGGGCTCATCCGCTACAGCTCGCAGGAGGCGATGGAGACCCGCAAGCGCCCGCGCTACCTCAGGCCGCGCGTGCTGATCTACCCGGTGGTGCTGGCCGGGTTCGTGACGGCGCTCTTGGTCGTCGCCTCCCGCATCGGCGGCGCGGACGTGACCATCCTCCGGGGCATCGGCGCGCCCTTCGTGGAGCAGCCCGACGGCATTCAGAACCAGATCCGCGTCAAGATCGAGAATCGCACCAGCAACAAGCAGCGCTACCAGATCCTCATCCTGGACGCGCCGGACGCCAAGCTGATCGCGCCGGAGAACCCGCTGCCGGTGCGCGCCGGCAGCCACGAGTCCACGAGCGTGTTCGTGATCGCGCCGCGCGAGAGCTTCCACGACGGGCAGCGGCCGGTGCGCTTTCAGATCACGGACGAATCGGGCTTCCAGAAAGAGGTCTCGTACAAGCTGCTCGGACCAAGGGAACCGTCGGCCGGAGGTGGCTCATGA
- a CDS encoding FixH family protein, with protein sequence MTATKVEKLTRGGRFWSLMPVVFIVAMVLGLGSLALIATDDPSFAVEKDYYKKAVAWDEARAQAAENARLGWKVELSTEPHGKELRVVARVKDARGAPIQGAAVALEAFANARASRVVSTRLEGAEDQSYRGGVALTQSGLWEFRFSVEARGRRFTETVRQEVRAGGAS encoded by the coding sequence ATGACTGCAACGAAGGTCGAGAAATTGACTCGTGGCGGGCGCTTCTGGTCGCTCATGCCCGTGGTCTTCATCGTGGCCATGGTGCTCGGCCTCGGCAGCCTCGCGCTGATCGCCACCGACGATCCGTCCTTCGCCGTCGAGAAGGACTACTACAAGAAGGCCGTGGCCTGGGACGAAGCTCGGGCGCAGGCCGCCGAGAACGCCCGCCTGGGCTGGAAGGTCGAGCTCTCGACCGAGCCGCACGGCAAGGAGCTCCGAGTCGTGGCCCGGGTGAAGGACGCCCGCGGCGCGCCGATCCAAGGCGCCGCCGTGGCGCTGGAAGCCTTCGCGAACGCCCGCGCGTCGCGGGTGGTCTCCACTCGGCTCGAGGGCGCCGAGGACCAGAGCTACCGCGGCGGCGTCGCGCTCACCCAGTCCGGACTCTGGGAGTTCCGCTTCAGCGTGGAGGCTCGGGGAAGGCGCTTCACCGAGACCGTGCGCCAGGAAGTCCGCGCCGGAGGTGCGTCGTGA
- a CDS encoding CBS domain-containing protein, producing MTESPHTIGSEQSLTKAHALMRDHNIRHLPVLHGGQLAGMVTVRDLHLVETLKDVDPETVRVEEAMTSEPYVVAPTALLKDVVLEMAERKLGSAIVVDGKKVVGVFTTVDALRALADAID from the coding sequence ATGACGGAATCTCCCCACACCATCGGCTCCGAGCAGTCGCTCACCAAGGCGCACGCGCTGATGCGCGACCACAACATCCGGCACCTGCCGGTGCTGCACGGCGGGCAGCTGGCCGGGATGGTCACCGTGCGAGATTTGCACCTGGTGGAGACGCTGAAGGACGTGGATCCGGAGACCGTGCGCGTCGAAGAGGCGATGACCTCCGAGCCCTACGTGGTCGCCCCGACGGCGTTGCTCAAGGACGTCGTGCTCGAAATGGCGGAGAGAAAGCTGGGCTCCGCCATCGTCGTGGACGGCAAGAAGGTGGTCGGGGTGTTCACCACCGTCGATGCGCTGCGGGCTCTTGCCGACGCGATCGACTGA